A single window of Vidua chalybeata isolate OUT-0048 chromosome 7, bVidCha1 merged haplotype, whole genome shotgun sequence DNA harbors:
- the TSSK6 gene encoding testis-specific serine/threonine-protein kinase 6 has product MQQTLQPPDAGAEQQLQKSPPGPQIMPKADGGERLLNQLGYRLGQTLGEGSFSKVKAATSSKHKGPLAVKVVDRHRASRAVVFKFLPRELSIVRKIQHPNIVRVFEVIEACNRKLYIVMEAMDTTLLQMLENLGKLPCAPNARDIFVQVVRAVRYLHDRNLVHRDLKCENVLLSADGRRAKISDFGFSKELKGYPDLSTTFCGTAAFASPEVLMGIPYDAKKYDIWSLGVMLYMMVVGNIPFDDTNVQSMPQLQKKGVMYPEGLPPLPEPCQVLITQLLQYTPSSRPGVGQIAKNRWLNGDI; this is encoded by the coding sequence ATGCAGCAGACATTACAGCCTCCCGATGCTGGGGCAgaacagcagctccagaaaAGCCCACCGGGACCACAGATCATGCCAAAGGCCGATGGAGGAGAGAGGTTGCTCAATCAGCTAGGCTACAGGCTGGGTCAGACGCTAGGGGAGGGCAGCTTCTCCAAGGTGAAAGCGGCCACCTCCAGCAAACACAAGGGGCCCCTGGCCGTCAAGGTGGTGGACCGGCATCGAGCATCCCGAGCCGTCGTGTTCAAGTTTCTGCCTCGGGAGCTCTCCATCGTGCGTAAGATCCAGCACCCCAACATCGTGCGCGTCTTCGAGGTCATCGAGGCCTGTAACAGGAAGCTCTACATCGTGATGGAGGCCATGGACACTACCCTGCTGCAGATGTTGGAGAATCTGGGAAAGCTGCCCTGCGCCCCCAATGCCCGGGACATCTTTGTGCAGGTGGTGAGGGCCGTGCGCTACCTGCACGACCGCAACCTGGTGCACCGCGACCTCAAGTGCGAGAACGTGCTGCTCTCCGCCGACGGCCGCCGCGCCAAGATCAGCGACTTCGGCTTCAGCAAGGAGCTCAAAGGGTACCCGGACCTGAGCACCACGTTCTGCGGGACGGCGGCCTTCGCCTCCCCAGAGGTGCTCATGGGCATCCCCTATGACGCCAAGAAATACGACATATGGAGCCTGGGGGTGATGCTCTACATGATGGTGGTCGGCAACATTCCCTTTGATGATACCAATGTCCAGAGCATGCCCCAGCTGCAGAAGAAGGGGGTGATGTACCCAGAGGGGCTGCCCCCGCTGCCGGAGCCCTGCCAAGTCCTCATCACGCAGCTGCTGCAGTACACCCCATCCTCTCGGCCCGGCGTGGGGCAGATAGCCAAGAACCGCTGGCTGAACGGGGACATCTGA